From Procambarus clarkii isolate CNS0578487 unplaced genomic scaffold, FALCON_Pclarkii_2.0 HiC_scaffold_123, whole genome shotgun sequence, the proteins below share one genomic window:
- the LOC138360832 gene encoding uncharacterized protein: MAAKLMFLVVLLTPVGSSLAAVSLAEAELDPSNPDRCTYKGVGYSFKEEKSIPRRCEVGKCISSGGKTYVQFASCGVIGVQNGCRLSKEDLTKRYPACCPRQIC; this comes from the exons ATGGCGGCGAAGCTGATGTTCTTGGTTGTTCTACTGACACCTGTCGGCAGTAGCCTGGCAGCGGTCTCTCTCGCCGAAGCTGAACTTGATCCAA GTAACCCAGATCGGTGTACGTATAAGGGCGTGGGATATTCCTTCAAGGAAGAAAAGAGTATTCCTCGACGTTGTGAAGTAGGAAAGTGTATATCTTCCGGTGGTAAAACATACGTACAATTCGCATC GTGCGGTGTGATAGGGGTACAAAATGGATGCCGCCTGAGCAAAGAAGACTTGACCAAACGTTACCCTGCCTGCTGCCCTCGTCAGATATGCTGA